Sequence from the Fragaria vesca subsp. vesca linkage group LG4, FraVesHawaii_1.0, whole genome shotgun sequence genome:
AAAGACAAAACAAGGAAAGCGACCACAATGTGCTTCCAGCCTTCCAATATTAACATTGTGACAGTAATACTTGGAAGGAAAGGCCGGGGGACCTTATCTTTCTCAATGGATTGTCAATTACAGTGTGCTCTGTAAATCCCCCAGTACTGCTTCTGAGAAATGAACACATGCTTTCGACCTCCATTATCAGCAAATGAAAATGAAACATGGGATAAGGACCGAAGGACATGTCCAATTCGGCAATTCGTAACCAGCACGAGCATATAGGCACTCTCAACTTTCCGTTGAGCTAGTTTCCCTAATTCGAGAGGCATATCTATTAATCTATAGAATCTAGATTCAATACTTTATGGATATGTTTATACTTGATACTACGATAAAACTATAGTAAATGTTTTCACAATTATATAACAAAATAAGATGTGTGAATAGCACCACCGTACATACAACGAACAAAACTGTAAAAATTGATTCAACTAAGTACCGTAAAAGTCGATTCAACTGAGTAATGCACGTAGCAACTAGAATTCTTCGTTGTCTTCCCGCTCTAATCGGGATTTTCGACTCGCCCTGCACAAGAAACAAAAACAAAAACCTAGCTCTAGCTGGAATGATGAAATAAGCATGTGAGGGGTCGAATCTGATGCAGAATTATGAACCAGTTAAACAAACTTTTTGTAAAGGTCGAGAGAGAGTCGACCGTCCTATAATCTAATATGAATTGAAAGCTATGACATGCATGATTAATCTGTATATTAGTAGCAGTAGTGTGTTCGTACAACCATCGACATACTACTATCAAAGTTTTCAACCTACACAAATACCAAAAGGGAATTGCATGTGCTAATGTCCTTGATCACTAACATTGTTAATTTAGTACTCACAGTATATGATTGCAATGCATGAATCAAACTATTTGTATTATATGGGGTCGAATATATTGTATCCCCACTTTCACTGGCGCACACACTCTGTAAGAAAACAGGACTTGTGATTACAAAAGGGAAAGAGTACGTCAAGGTTAGGTGTAAAATACGAAGATTCTGCTATGCACCGATATATAAGTAACCCAACATCATCGTAGTTAACTATTAATCAAAAAAACCAAATAGTATGATCATGCAATCCAACCGTTTGCTCATGCCGGTTTAAGTGTATTTTGGTGTTTTGAATCCTCTTCTCTTTGTAAAACAACGACAACCTTGTAACAAGTCACATACAGTTTTACTTGTCTTGAGGGAAGAATATAAACTATCTTTTAAACAAAATGACTTGTATTAAAAATAATGTAGATATATAAATAGAATTCAACAACAAATATAATTTTCTTCGTCCCAAGGAGACTACAAAATGATAGAAACAAGTTACTCAAGAAACCGCTGATTGGAACATGGTTTTTTTTACCTAACTATTAGTTTAATTTGGGATGAAAAATTTGAGGGAAATGTGGTCTTCCAGAAGTGTCATTTTCAAGATTTAGGTGAAGTTTAGGAAACCTAGATCAAGTCAAGGAAGGTAAAAAAGGGTAATTAACAACTCCTCCATAGAAATAGAACAATGCAACAGAAAGTAGCGAAAGAAAAATCTTATTGGAAACAGAACTATCATAATAAGTAAAAACCACGGCTTCAGAGTGTCACAAAATTTTGCAATTAGAAACAAAAGGCACAGAAAAACAGGAGTCATTGTCATATAATTTAGGACTAAGATCGCTTAACGAAACTGAAATCCACTTAGGGTTCCATTTTTAAATTTGCTTCGGCAGCCATTTTGTCATTTGGATGGCAGTTTATGCTTATGCTATAGATCTCGGACCTTGGATTTTCTCTTATGGAGGGAATGAATGCTCAATGCTATATATACCTAAGTATAGTTGAAGTGATAACTGTTTATTTATAATCATAACTAACAAATACAAATTTCAGATTTGGACCACCAGCTCCATCATTGCAAACCATCCATGTCCATGAGCAACAAGTAAGCTACTCATTTGTATATACTATTTGCTCCTAATTAATGTCAAATAATAACTATTTGTCTCAACTATTGGCATTGCCTCCGATCCAATCTTTTCTTGGATAACTTTCATTATGGTCAATGCAGATATGCACATTTCACAACCGCTGTAAGTGCTAAAACTAGAAACTTCAGGTCAGTCTCCCATTCATTTCCACTACTTTTCAACACCCCTACAAGCCCTACGTAACTCACCTATATAGCCACTTATTTTAACTTTCAATTTACTCAAGATTCCTAAATTTCACTAACTTTTACTTTGGGAATTGAATAGTTGTAGCCTAATCATGCAATACCAAAAACTGTTTAAAAAATGCAATACAATACTAATGCACCGAATACCATTAGAACCACAAACTATAACTTATTCAAGAACAAGTAATATTTCTAACTAGATGGACAACCTCTTTCAAGTCCTCGTCAGACCCCTTCTAAGGTGGAACTCTTAAAAGGTCATCATTTTTTTCTTTCTTTCTTATAAGGTCATCATGAAATCACTAAAAATGAAGTTAAACTTACTCGAGCAAGAGTGATCTTGCTGTTATGTGAATTATCTGACTTGGAGTAGAAGGCAAAGGTTTTATACGTACATTCCATTATACTATATGAACTGGTTTTTATACTTATATATAACAAGTTTAACTAAAACAGAAAATACAGAGCAGCAGACTCACAAAATTCTACAGCTTATCTCTGTAGGCAGAGCATTAGTTCATAACAAGTAAGAAAAACTACTACACAGTAACAGCGGGGAACATGTAGTAGAATAGGACAGGGTAAGTAGGGTAGCAAATCCAGCACCCAAATATTCAACAGTTTCTCCCCCAATTCCCACTCATTGTTCATTTTTTACATAACAGCACATGCATTTGGGTTCTCATCACTGAAGATCTGTGGAGGGTAGGCGTACAGTTCCATGGCATACCTTGGTGGGTAGTAGTTGTACTCGTTTATCTTCATGAGCTCACCAACCTTGGTCTCTTCTGTAACTGCTCCGCCTTCTGGTGCAACAGAAGCTGCAGCACCACCTTCATTGCCGTCACCTTTCTTTTCTTTGTTATCTTCAGCTGGTGGTGCAGCCTCACCTCCACCATCACCACTTTTCTTGTCCTTGCCACCTTCTTCACCACCTTTCTTCCCGTCTTTACTTCCCTCTTTGGCTTCTTCTTTGTCAGCCTTCTTCTCCGGCTCTTGCTTCACTATCTCTGCCTGCTTGCCGGTTCTTTTGTACACGTACTCAACTAGCTTGGCCGGATCAAACACACCCTTTACTGTCACTTGTGATCCCTTTAGATCTGGTTCTGCTGATTCCACTCCTACAAGAAAAAGGAAATCAGATTTGGATGGACCCAGAAAACCTTGAGGATCTTAATTAAAGCTGGATAGGTGGGATTTGGTCATGAAAGGACTTGAATTGACTTGAATTGGACTTGATTTCAGTGAAATCAAAAGGAATTTAATATTTTATTTAAGAGGAAGAATGTATTGACATCGAAAGATTGGTCCTTGGTGAGAGAATAAACTCTTTTTTAAGATTGAGATTCAGAATATAAAGGGGTTTTAATTTTGATTTCTCTCTTTTGGAGGTTACAGATGGATTGCAGTATAGCACAACCAATAAAAGTGCAGGACCGTTAATTGCCAACACATGCATATTATCAAAGCTCAATTTTTTCTTTTTTGTGAAAGACAGAAAATGATGAGCAGAAATGACAAAAGGAATCAAAGAAATGACCTCTTTTTTGTTTTTGGATTTTCTCCTAGGAAAAGAAAAAAGAAGAAGAAGGTTGTTTATACACACCTTTCATCCTCTGAATGCGTTTCTTGATTTCTTGTGCACAAGCCTCGCAATGCATGTGAACCTTGAGCACCACAGAGATGACCTGAGGAGGCTGCAGCATAACAAGAACAATTGAATCCCAACATCAATCAACTAAAACCAAGAAAATAGGAACAAGATTTTGAACTTGGTAAATGAACGGTAAAGATAAAAATTTACTGACCTCTTCTTTCTTTTCCTCCGGCTTGGGTTTCTCTTCCGGCTTCTTCTCCTCCTCAGCTGGTGGTTTTGGGATTGGGGAGAGAAGCTCAACTTGTCTATGACTCTTCCTCTGAACTCTCTCAAGAACCTTGATTGGATCAGCCTTCTCTCCCTTGACAACCACCTTGTGACTCTTGCAATCTGTGCTCACATCTTCCACCCCTGAAAAAACAAACATCATCAATTAATTCTCATAGACGCATTGAAACAGACACATTACACATACATGGCAAATCTGAAAGAAAGTTGAAGAACAATAGAAGAAGTACAAACCTTGAAAGCCTTTGAGGCACCTCTTGACCTTTCTAGCACAACCTTCACAATGCATATAGACTCTGAGCACAATTTCTTGAGGTGGTGGCGGAGGTGGCGGAGCATCACCCTCTTTGGCCTCTTTGCCATCCTTACCCTCTTCAGCTTTCTTCTCTTCCTTCTTCTCCTCAGCTGGTTTCTCTTCCTTCTTATTCTCCTCAGCCTTCTTTTCCTCTTCAGGCTTTTTCACCTCCTCAGGCTTCTTCTCCTCCATTTTCTTCTCCTCGGGCTTCTTCTCCTTCTGAACAAACACAAACCCAACTCTCCCAATAAACAAAGATGTAAACTAAACAAGCTTATAAGTTCTGAAAGTGGGAAAACAAATATTAGAAAAAAGATTGTAGGACCTCCCCCATTGGTTTTAGGTCAGCTCGAGTAAAGATTCAATTGTTAAGGCGCTCTCTCTTTCTTGGGTGGTGGAGATCAGCCTTTTCTTTCCTTCTTTCTTTCTCTTTAACTGTGCTAAAATGTGTGCTGGTAGAGACTGGGGAGAAAGACAGAGAAAGAGCAAAGAGAGCTCTGCTTCTTTTGGGTGTAGAACTGGGAGCTTCGGTTTCTTCCTCTACTGCTATATGAAACTTGGCGTCTCTCTCACTCAGAAGCAGGACCATATATCAGATCTTGAACTCACTCGGTTCTTCTATTCTGACGTTGCATTATATAACGGGCCACGTGCAACGGAGGACGGGTCGGCTTCGGAGGTAAGAATGGGTGCGCCCGGAGGTTGGCTCTTTTTCCAGTGGGGCATTTTTGGAATTTTCTTCAACTTGTTGTGCTGTTCATGTGTTGGACTTCCAAAGTGACTTACCAAGCTTCTATGAGTCTATGAGGATGTTTACCGTGATGAGTTCCCAAGTTTTACAGTTTATTTTGGGTTTGTGAATTGACTCGTTTGTGTTCGCAAAACGTTTGAGTTTACACATCATATATAGTAAATTGTAATGATTGAATTATTACAACTCATCTCATATCCGTAATCAACACGAAAGCACATATTATTCATGAATAGGTAACTCATATTGTTCATGAATAGCACATATT
This genomic interval carries:
- the LOC101297429 gene encoding uncharacterized protein LOC101297429 encodes the protein MGEKEKKPEEKKMEEKKPEEVKKPEEEKKAEENKKEEKPAEEKKEEKKAEEGKDGKEAKEGDAPPPPPPPQEIVLRVYMHCEGCARKVKRCLKGFQGVEDVSTDCKSHKVVVKGEKADPIKVLERVQRKSHRQVELLSPIPKPPAEEEKKPEEKPKPEEKKEEPPQVISVVLKVHMHCEACAQEIKKRIQRMKGVESAEPDLKGSQVTVKGVFDPAKLVEYVYKRTGKQAEIVKQEPEKKADKEEAKEGSKDGKKGGEEGGKDKKSGDGGGEAAPPAEDNKEKKGDGNEGGAAASVAPEGGAVTEETKVGELMKINEYNYYPPRYAMELYAYPPQIFSDENPNACAVM